The following coding sequences are from one Venturia canescens isolate UGA chromosome 5, ASM1945775v1, whole genome shotgun sequence window:
- the LOC122410890 gene encoding MDS1 and EVI1 complex locus protein EVI1-B-like isoform X2, with protein MSGYLGTSTLSPSLLHDPKYPPAMREKDSSPRKMPGHISPKQASIYPLSVRITDVEELPYDLSHGRDSSGHARGADSSPTALMNQQPHMSPAARPPRSHNEQQDDGDCEPLDLRVDHKKDHLRDENQNDIEVLNQNGLERLPYHTVRALPTMVPLPSSNRFPSSSSSSASSQPPINQRISSPVTSRETHQGQQSQQQNQQQTPHQTQQGSANLPPYSASSIGVSGSLKPKDRYSCKFCGKVFPRSANLTRHLRTHTGEQPYKCKYCERSFSISSNLQRHVRNIHNKEKPFKCPLCERCFGQQTNLDRHLKKHDADGPTILDEVRSRYHGQLPRADDSYFEEIRSFMGKITSQRQGIPYFPGLLSTSGEEYRNDKQQLQMEEKRGDSSYFSDRDNLSSRSSSSASRAESVHEDQRDANTPPLSPGNNT; from the exons ATGAGTGGATATCTCGGGACTAGCACCCTGTCCCCATCGCTCTTACACGACCCCAAGTACCCTCCAGCCATGCGAGAGAAGGATTCGAGCCCGAGAAAGATGCCTGGTCACATAAGCCCGAAGCAGGCGAGCATTTATCCCCTGAGCGTGAGGATCACCGACGTCGAAGAGTTGCCTTATGACCTTAGCCACGGGAGAGATTCATCGGGCCATGCCCGGGGCGCTGATTCGAGTCCAACGGCGTTGATGAACCAGCAGCCTCACATGAGTCCGGCTGCGAGACCGCCGAGGTCGCACAACGAGCAGCAGGACGACGGGGACTGCGAGCCTCTCGACCTTCGCGTCGATCACAAGAAGGATCATTTGAGGGACGAGAATCAGAATGACATTGAAGTACTCAATCAAAACGGACTGGAACGTTTGCCCTATCACACG GTACGAGCCCTGCCCACAATGGTGCCGCTGCCCTCCTCCAATCGATTTCCCTCGTCTTCTTCGTCCTCCGCCTCGTCCCAGCCACCGATAAATCAGAGAATTTCCAGCCCCGTGACCAGCAGAGAAACGCATCAGGGCCAACAGAGCCAGCAGCAGAATCAACAGCAAACGCCTCACCAAACGCAGCAGGGTTCCGCTAATTTGCCTCCGTACTCGGCCTCGAGCATCGGAGTCTCCGGCAGCCTAAAACCCAAGGACCGTTACTCGTGTAAATTCTGTGGCAAGGTATTCCCTCGCTCGGCCAATCTCACTCGACACTTAAGGACTCACACCGGTGAACAGCCGTACAAGTGCAAATATTGTGAAAGGTCGTTCAGTATATCGAGCAACCTTCAACGACACGTTAGGAATATTCACAACAAGGAAAAACCGTTCAAGTGCCCGCTGTGCGAGCGATGCTTCGGACAGCAGACGAACCTCGATCGACATCTGAAGAAACACGACGCCGACGGGCCCACGATACTCGACGAGGTCCGCTCCCGCTATCACGGACAATTGCCCAGAGCTGACGATTCCTATTTCGAAGAAATCCGGAGCTTCATGGGCAAGATCACTTCCCAAAGGCAGGGGATTCCTTACTTCCCTGGTTTATTAAGCACCAGCGGCGAGGAGTACCGGAACGATAAGCAACAGCTGCAAATGGAAGAGAAACGCGGCGACTCCTCGTACTTTAGTGATCGTGACAATTTGAGCTCGAGATCAAGCAGTAGCGCCAGCAGAGCCGAGAGCGTTCACGAGGACCAGAGAGACGCGAATACACCGCCGTTGTCCCCCGGTAACAACACCTGA
- the LOC122410890 gene encoding MDS1 and EVI1 complex locus protein EVI1-B-like isoform X1: MSGYLGTSTLSPSLLHDPKYPPAMREKDSSPRKMPGHISPKQASIYPLSVRITDVEELPYDLSHGRDSSGHARGADSSPTALMNQQPHMSPAARPPRSHNEQQDDGDCEPLDLRVDHKKDHLRDENQNDIEVLNQNGLERLPYHTVLFPQHHAVHPLVLEAMYRSHHQPPAITDLPKIQVRALPTMVPLPSSNRFPSSSSSSASSQPPINQRISSPVTSRETHQGQQSQQQNQQQTPHQTQQGSANLPPYSASSIGVSGSLKPKDRYSCKFCGKVFPRSANLTRHLRTHTGEQPYKCKYCERSFSISSNLQRHVRNIHNKEKPFKCPLCERCFGQQTNLDRHLKKHDADGPTILDEVRSRYHGQLPRADDSYFEEIRSFMGKITSQRQGIPYFPGLLSTSGEEYRNDKQQLQMEEKRGDSSYFSDRDNLSSRSSSSASRAESVHEDQRDANTPPLSPGNNT, from the coding sequence ATGAGTGGATATCTCGGGACTAGCACCCTGTCCCCATCGCTCTTACACGACCCCAAGTACCCTCCAGCCATGCGAGAGAAGGATTCGAGCCCGAGAAAGATGCCTGGTCACATAAGCCCGAAGCAGGCGAGCATTTATCCCCTGAGCGTGAGGATCACCGACGTCGAAGAGTTGCCTTATGACCTTAGCCACGGGAGAGATTCATCGGGCCATGCCCGGGGCGCTGATTCGAGTCCAACGGCGTTGATGAACCAGCAGCCTCACATGAGTCCGGCTGCGAGACCGCCGAGGTCGCACAACGAGCAGCAGGACGACGGGGACTGCGAGCCTCTCGACCTTCGCGTCGATCACAAGAAGGATCATTTGAGGGACGAGAATCAGAATGACATTGAAGTACTCAATCAAAACGGACTGGAACGTTTGCCCTATCACACGGTATTGTTTCCTCAGCATCACGCTGTACATCCTCTCGTTCTCGAGGCGATGTACAGATCGCATCATCAACCACCGGCGATCACTGATTTACCCAAAATCCAGGTACGAGCCCTGCCCACAATGGTGCCGCTGCCCTCCTCCAATCGATTTCCCTCGTCTTCTTCGTCCTCCGCCTCGTCCCAGCCACCGATAAATCAGAGAATTTCCAGCCCCGTGACCAGCAGAGAAACGCATCAGGGCCAACAGAGCCAGCAGCAGAATCAACAGCAAACGCCTCACCAAACGCAGCAGGGTTCCGCTAATTTGCCTCCGTACTCGGCCTCGAGCATCGGAGTCTCCGGCAGCCTAAAACCCAAGGACCGTTACTCGTGTAAATTCTGTGGCAAGGTATTCCCTCGCTCGGCCAATCTCACTCGACACTTAAGGACTCACACCGGTGAACAGCCGTACAAGTGCAAATATTGTGAAAGGTCGTTCAGTATATCGAGCAACCTTCAACGACACGTTAGGAATATTCACAACAAGGAAAAACCGTTCAAGTGCCCGCTGTGCGAGCGATGCTTCGGACAGCAGACGAACCTCGATCGACATCTGAAGAAACACGACGCCGACGGGCCCACGATACTCGACGAGGTCCGCTCCCGCTATCACGGACAATTGCCCAGAGCTGACGATTCCTATTTCGAAGAAATCCGGAGCTTCATGGGCAAGATCACTTCCCAAAGGCAGGGGATTCCTTACTTCCCTGGTTTATTAAGCACCAGCGGCGAGGAGTACCGGAACGATAAGCAACAGCTGCAAATGGAAGAGAAACGCGGCGACTCCTCGTACTTTAGTGATCGTGACAATTTGAGCTCGAGATCAAGCAGTAGCGCCAGCAGAGCCGAGAGCGTTCACGAGGACCAGAGAGACGCGAATACACCGCCGTTGTCCCCCGGTAACAACACCTGA